In Dromaius novaehollandiae isolate bDroNov1 chromosome 2, bDroNov1.hap1, whole genome shotgun sequence, one DNA window encodes the following:
- the TMEM74 gene encoding transmembrane protein 74, with amino-acid sequence MACMELLCLAKQGGQAALGTGGGWSLCPPPREPQRQQHDGGDVHGRAAAAGAALGCERQGKSSLRAAEPSSAPLPSPAGASCREYPTGPGGSQPGSQPHRLTGEEEAGKKKACCCAQELETSFTYVDENVNLEHARSLPSPPSGGCQDPPPQQDSCRELPPAWGHDSPSLVSEEDDAASEAASGKSVDYGFISAILFLVSGILLVIISYVVPRDVTVDPNTVAAREMERLENESARIGAHLDRCVIAGLCLLTLGGVVLSSLLMMSMWKGELYRRSRFASSKESAKLYGSFNFRMKSGANDNMLELSLVEEDVLAIDN; translated from the coding sequence ATGGCGTGcatggagctgctctgcctcgcCAAGCAGGGCGGGCAGGCCGCGCTGGGCACCGGCGGCGGCTGGAGTTTGTGCCCCCCTCCCCGCGAGCCGCAGCGGCAGCAGCACGACGGGGGCGACGTGCACGGCAGAGCAGCCGCTGccggggcagccctgggctgcgAAAGGCAGGGCAAGTCCTCGCTGAGGGCGGCCGAGCCCAGCTCAGCACCCCTGCCCTCCCCGGCGGGCGCCTCTTGCCGGGAGTACCCCACTGGCCCCGGCggctcccagcccggctcccAGCCCCATCGCTTGAcgggggaggaggaagcagggaagaAGAAAGCCTGCTGCTGCGCCCAGGAGCTTGAGACGTCGTTTACCTACGTGGATGAAAATGTGAACCTGGAGCACGCAAGAAGTCTCCCCTCCCCGCCGAGCGGCGGCTGCCAGGATCCCCCTCCGCAGCAGGACTCTTGCAGGGAGCTCCCGCCTGCCTGGGGTCACGATTCCCCGTCCCTGGTCTCCGAGGAAGATGACGCCGCCTCAGAAGCAGCCTCGGGGAAATCCGTAGACTACGGGTTCATTAGTGCCATTTTGTTCCTGGTTAGCGGCATTTTGCTGGTGATTATTTCCTACGTGGTGCCCAGAGACGTGACTGTGGATCCCAACACGGTGGCCGCCAGGGAGATGGAGAGACTGGAGAACGAGAGCGCCAGGATTGGGGCTCACTTGGATCGATGCGTTATCGCCGGGTTGTGTCTCTTGACCCTGGGGGGAGTGGTGTTGTCCAGCCTGCTCATGATGTCCATGTGGAAAGGGGAGCTGTACCGGAGGAGCAGGTTTGCGTCCTCCAAGGAGTCTGCAAAGCTGTATGGGTCCTTCAATTTCAGGATGAAGTCTGGCGCAAATGATAATATGTTGGAGCTATCATTAGTTGAGGAAGATGTGCTTGCCATAGATAATTAG